In the genome of Vanacampus margaritifer isolate UIUO_Vmar chromosome 1, RoL_Vmar_1.0, whole genome shotgun sequence, one region contains:
- the ccr6b gene encoding C-C chemokine receptor type 6, which translates to MSSVSPDYYNPSTEDYPDGAPCNLDPHPAEVITQTYMHSLICAFGLVGNILVVVTYIFYKRTKTMTDVYLANVAVVDLIFVLALPFIIYNERHSWPMGNAVCKVLRSSYSLNLYSGMLLLACISGDRYVAIVQARRSFGARSGSLIYSRIICSAVWLFAAALTLPTLIYSERFEEFSPGAEAAQVTCQLSFSNDETAKLVKMLVPCLQMAVGFLLPLVVMALCYSSITCTLVRAQSSQRHKAIRVVLAVVVFFIVCHLPYNVALLNHTLDLFEERSCQGEMLNLRVLAVSQSVAYLHCCLNPILYAFIGSKFRSHFRQIILDLWCFGKKYIYSSRSSRGTSDVCFKSSEGSNNFSSFSA; encoded by the coding sequence atgtcTTCAGTGTCTCCAGACTATTATAATCCCAGCACTGAAGATTATCCAGATGGAGCTCCATGCAACCTGGACCCACATCCTGCTGAAGTCATCACTCAAACCTACATGCACTCCCTCATTTGTGCCTTCGGCCTGGTGGGCAACATCCTTGTGGTGGTCACTTACATATTCTACAAGAGAACCAAGACGATGACGGACGTCTACCTCGCCAATGTGGCGGTGGTCGACCTGATCTTTGTGCTGGCCCTGCCTTTCATCATTTACAATGAGCGGCACAGTTGGCCGATGGGCAACGCGGTTTGCAAGGTACTGCGCTCATCTTACAGCCTCAACCTCTACAGCGGGATGCTCCTGCTGGCGTGCATCAGCGGCGATCGTTACGTTGCCATCGTCCAGGCCAGACGCTCTTTCGGGGCCCGCTCCGGTTCTCTCATCTACAGCCGAATCATCTGCTCTGCCGTGTGGCTTTTTGCGGCTGCGTTAACGCTACCCACGCTCATTTACAGCGAACGCTTTGAAGAGTTCAGTCCCGGGGCCGAGGCCGCGCAGGTGACGTGTCAGCTGTCTTTCAGCAACGACGAGACGGCAAAGTTAGTGAAGATGCTGGTCCCCTGCCTTCAAATGGCCGTCGGCTTCCTGCTGCCCCTGGTGGTGATGGCGCTGTGCTACTCCAGCATCACGTGCACGTTGGTCCGAGCGCAGAGCAGCCAGAGGCACAAAGCCATCCGTGTGGTCTTGGCGGTGGTTGTCTTCTTCATTGTGTGCCACCTTCCCTACAACGTGGCTCTGCTCAACCACACGCTGGATCTGTTTGAAGAGAGAAGTTGTCAGGGAGAAATGCTCAACCTCAGAGTGCTGGCCGTTTCCCAAAGTGTCGCCTACTTACACTGTTGTCTCAACCCCATCCTCTATGCCTTCATTGGCTCCAAATTTAGGAGCCACTTCAGGCAGATCATCCTGGACCTGTGGTGCTTTGGGAAGAAGTACATCTACTCGTCCCGATCGTCACGTGGCACGTCTGACGTCTGCTTCAAGTCTTCAGAGGGATCCAACAACTTCTCCTCATTTAGCGCTTGA